The region GTCCTTTACCAACATTACCAGAAGGTCAGTTTGTGAGAGCTGGTGACAGAGTAGTCAGATAATCATTTAATCCTACCTTCCCATAAATCAACAGTCTGAAAGATATCTGTGGTGATGACGCCATAGGCCTCAGCTGCCTGAAGGAACTGGGAGATTTTTTCCATCTGCTTGAAGGCCATTTGAGTTTCCTGGATCTTCTTAATGGGCTCCTTCCCCCGCGGGTACAGACTATTAATGAGTCTACAGAGGATCTGTAAAGAGTAGAGAGAATCATAGAGCAACAGGGATTATAATACCATATCACATCATAACATATCTCAATTACAGCACCTTTAGCCAGCTGGTTGAATTCAATGTTTGCTGTAGATTGTTTAAAATACAGTTTGCACAATTTGCAAATAACATGATGCTGAGATTTATCAAACTTGAACATATTCTTCACCCATCTTTCAAATCAATCATTTTCAGAGCCTATGTACATTTTAGTACCCCTTCTGTGATGGCGATGGGGTGGGCTAAAGCTTACATTGAGGTTGGTTAAATCAATGTATCTCATTCTCAGTATTTGTGTAATGCTaatttataaaaacataaatggtAATGTTGATTGGGCTCATGGGCTACAATTTGGGAAGACATGTTTAAGAGCCTGAGTAAAATGAGTCAGTGCATTAACTCACAGTGCCATCCATGAGCCAGTTTTGGAAGTTCTGCTTCCCTGGCTGTGGTTTCTCCAGGTTTCCTCCACACTGTACAATGATCCAGTCCACCAGCCGAGCCTCCAGGTCAGGATCGTATTTCTGCTCAATTTTTTCCTGCACCTCACGACTCAGTCCGTAACTGGGGCCTCTGTTCGCCATGGTCTCACAGCTTTTCTTATTACTCCCAAACAGGCTCTTATCTGAAGACATAATTCCATTATAACAGGCATTTAAAATCACAAAGTCACTACTGTCTGTCATAATAGTCCCTTAAATTTAGTTTTTGAAATGAATTAACTTTAGTGTGAGTAGGTGGGACTAATGTGCTGTTGGCTGATAGGTGTAtacatgtaaatacacacaaagtATTGGTGGTGGatgtggtttattttttatatggACTGTACAGACTACATGgtgaacatttttgaaaatttaACACTGTTTACATACTATAAAATTATTCCCACCCCAAAAATGAAGAGCAATTTAGGTTTTAATGATAGGGACATTTAAAAGGAGAGATTAGAAagcagccccctccagggtgtattcctgccttgcgcccaatgattccaggtaggctctggacccaccgcgaccctgaattggataagcgcttacagataatggatggatggatggatgaatgaacatTAGAAAGCATATGGACCACTCTCAAAATAGCCATGTTAAAAACACCAGGTGGGTCCATATAATAATAGAACTTTTGCCCAGTTAATACTGTGTAAACACAACCACGAGTCTAGTCACATTTAACCCAAGATGTAACACCTAACAACACCTAATGACATGGCACAGAATATGTGCATATAAAACACACTCTTAATAAACATGAATATTTCCTTAAACAATAATCTGTGACGTAAACAACGTCAGACACTAAAGCAGACCCAGGCTTGGTACAGTCCTGAATGTCAGTTTAATAGAAGGGCTCGTTGCCTTTGGTATGTCAAAACAGGGTGTggttcacattcactcaggtcATTTACTTTAAAGCATTAGAGCACGAGTTCAATAAATCCATATAGCTTCAGCCCTTCAAACATGTACCAATAGACAAGCATACATATCAAACATCCCCTAATCCGCTCtaataaatcattaaaagaCCTTCGTTCATAAAGTCTATATGGCAAAGTACACACTCCACTATACTCCCATGTTCAACAGTAAGATTAGAAATGTGTAATCACGCTTACCTCTAGCAGATGTGCTCGAGGACCTCAGCTGTAGAACTCTGTGTCTTCTCTCCTGTACAAGCTGTCTGAAGATGCTGAAGTGGAGCATCCATGCAGCTGAGGACGGGGCGGGGCTCTCATGCACTCTCTTGGACAAGGGGGcagttatatacacacacacgtcacaGGGAGGTCTCAAGAGACACACCAATGCGACAGTGTGACAGACTCATCAAGAAAAGTGCTGAGCCATATGCTAACATCAACACTGGTTTCATACTGGTTTATACACGCAGATAGAAAATATTTAAGATTGGTCAATACCGTGTCCATATCAAAATATGAGTATCACATAACAATATTGATTTAATAAATGATATCGGTAGATACATTTTATGTCCAACAGCTTTGTTTACacctttaaaatgtgatttcCACTACTTTAATATGGCCCACCTTACTATAGTTTGTACAGTCTGCACAGAAAAGCATTGAATAATATAGGATACAAACTTGATAACAAATAATATAGGATCCAAACATGAGCTgaaccatgcccaatgccacaTGTAGGCTAGAGGAGTGATGGAACCCCATTAATACAATTAGGATGGTGCGCAACGTCTTCATAGAAGAGTACAAGTGTTTATATTTGCGAACAGAGGTAAATACCGTACTAATcacttcatttcagaggaaCAATTTGCCAAGCTTTTGTCCTTAAACATTTGGCCACATAGTATATATATTAGCATTTAATTAATGTGTGTGAATCCACTACAATACTTTGCACCTTCCAGCCCCATAACATGCCATGACATTTATAAACAGCATGAGATATTAAACACTAGCCACAATTTGAAATTTTGAATGATAGCATTTGTAAAAAGCAAATGTCAGGAGGCATGTACCAAGAGCatttaagaaaagaaaaaaagagtccATTCAAATCTATGCCCGCATCTGTAATGATGAGCCAGGCCCTGTCCCAATTAGATTATAACCATTAGTGCTGTCCATAGAGGCAGCAGCTTCTATTCAACACAGTACTCTGCTGTACAATGCTTGACGTAGAAGATTAGAAGCAATTCACCATCAGATTTTCTTTCAGAAGAACTTGTATTTAATGACTAAACCGAAAGCTGACATTGATGTTTAAATCATTTTGACTGATTAATGGAAAAAGATAAATTGCTCTAAAATACTACTGTATGGATACATCAATAGAACGTGTGCATTCCAGCATTAAGCCTGTGTTAGTGCAGagctgagtgattgtgtgtggtgGGTGACCAGCTGAAAGGTCACTCTGGTAGTTAGACAGAGTGAGATCACAGCTGGAAGCTGAGCTCTGGGCTCTAGTCATATGTTAATAAACAACCAAGTGATTCCTGGAGCAGGAGGCTCAGTACTTCCATCATACACTCAAAAGTGTGGGTAGTTTAGAATAAAAGGTCAGCTGTGATATATGTGCTACTGTGAGTAAATGTAGGTGAAGGGTGGGCTAATTTAACTGCAATAACActgaaaaaatacttttattaatttcaagaaagctttttaaaaaacGAAATATCTCTGCATTCATGTTTATTTGCTTATATATTTGTTGGCCATGTAATCTTATGTACTTAAAATGACTATTCTTACATGTACCTGATGTCTTCAGTTCTGTCAGCCTTGTAGAATGTTAGCATTGAacaaaactcattcattcattcattcatacatacatacatatttctGTAAACACTTCACCCTGAGCAGGATAATGGTGGGTACagagccaacccagaatcactgagcacaggcaggaacacacacaaggcaataaatgaaatttaaatatatatttatttattaatttctatGTGGTTAGAAAGGCACAGGAGAGAACACAATATGGAAGCAGACCAGGAAAGTAGCACTGTCAAAAAAGTAGCAGCTTTTTATCAGAGGGCTGAGCTACACAGCACGGAGAAGTAAACAgaaattagtttaaaaaaaagaggaaataaacaCTGTGAAGGCACAGAGGGACCAGGTTTTAAGGTTCGGTGTTTTCACGAGTCCTGACTCCCACCCCCCATCTTTTCCTTGCCATCGCAGCATCACATCATTGAGGACTGTCTGGCAGAGAGGGTTTGGCAAAAGGAACCAGGACCAGGAACATGCTGTTTGGCATTAAAATGGTGTTGCTTTGCTCATGCCATGGTGGTCAGCTTGTCTATGAGATCGTCAATAGTGTAGACCATGAGCTTGATgtcgtctttctctctcattgtgTGTTGACCATGGCGGCGGAGAATGACGTCCACGTCTGAGCTCAAAACACGCTCAGCCACCTGCATGGAGATGTGCCAGGGCACATCCTCATCCTTAAGCCCGTGGATCAGGCGCACGGGGCAGGTGATTGGGATAGGGCTCTGAAGGATGCAGTGGTTCTCTGCCTCCTTCAGAAAGTCCATACTCACTGTGTACACACCCTCCTCGTTGCTCTTGGTTGGGATTGTCCACATGCCCTTTTCTTCAAACTCCTTCCTTGCCTGATATCAGAGGAAAAACAAATATGTTAGTAACTCGTGTATTGACCTGTCACAAGGTCCACACTTGTGTAGATTTGCTTTGAGTGAACACTGTCATTCTATATTCAAAATCTTGTATGTGGATGAATACTACTTGTTTCATCTGAACTTCTTACAGTTACCTCTAGAGGAAGTGATTTAAAGGCTGTAACAAAGTGATCAGCTGCGGTCGAGATCCCAACCAAGGCTTTTGTCTTCTCAGGTCGAGCAATAGCAGCAAGCAGCATCAGCCAGCCCCCCATACCAGAGCCCACCAAGATCTACAAACAAACAGTATGAGGGAAAACATGCTGATAGTTTCAAAATGAACTAACACGCACAGCATTACAGCACAAAAAGTAGTGTTTAAAAGATAGATTCAGGAAAGTTATATTCAAACATCAGAACCTTATGCATGAAATGGTTTATGAAAGTAGCAGCTGTTAGGAcacaacacattaaaaataaacataatttcCAAATAATTAAATTTCCTAACAACACCAAATAACTGCCCTCTTGTGGTCACTGAAGGTGATTATATCAAGGACAAATTGAGTGATATTTAGGAGAATATAAAATTATTAGTTTTTACCTGAGGTCCATCAGCAACTTCATCTAACATAAAGAGAACATCCTTTTTCCAGGTTCCAATAGTTCCCTCTGAAAAAACTCCTTCAGAAGCTCCATGGCCTGTGTAAtcaaacctaaaaaaaaagcaacaattCATTGACACTTTACTGGTTATTAATAATTCTATGTACTGCATATTAAAGAGGAAACTGACTACTATGTAGCTTACTATGTAGTGAAGTAATTAAGTAATTAAGTGCTATGTAATGAAGTAATTACCTGGAAAATGCATACAATATTTCCACATATTTACCTTAGATAGGAATGGCCTAATGACTTGCAGAAGTCCTGCAATGCTTCTGATTTCTGACCACTCATATTCGAGCCATATCCAGGCAAGAACACCACACCAGGACTCTTCCCTTTTACTCTGCGATAGGCGAGCTTTGGTAAGTCTGGCCGTGAAATATACTGTACACTAGACTTCTGTCTGACCCCTGCAAAAGAAAGCAAAACTGGTTTTATGTACATTTACGGTTTTACAAACTAATTCCACACATTAAAAGGCCTGAAGcttatgttttacattttatgttttcccAAGCTCAATTTATGACATTTGTGTGCTTGCATGTTTTTGGTACAGGACTGGCAATTATGATTAATTCATAAATGCCTGCCCCTGTTTTATGCCTTTTACTTAATCCGAAATGTGAAGTAGGTCAGCTTTTCATCATCCTTTTATACATACTTCCCAAATACCTTCTGCCTTTTACATTATGTTAAAAAACCATATTGGATGGACTAAATAAAAGAGTTCAAATTATCTGGAATGTACGTATACTATCTTTAAAAACGCAGTTCATCCTTGGTATTACACCTACAGTTCAACTCAGCTAAAGATAAATACAACTGCACACAAAACAGTGATTATTCCCTGCCACACCCCTCAATGGTTGGAAATGGACTTCACCAGTTTATTtcaattttccgttccaccttaagtggcaCTACAGTTTCTTTCTGACAACAGTTGACTGGCTTATTTGCCACAAATTTACTGCAgaaccacttaaggtggaacggaaaattagAAAACGCAGCTGCAACTCCATCCCCATTTTATCCTGATTTACAGAGAACGTGGCACATAACCTCTCAATCCTGTCTACAGCAGCTTCCAGTGAGATAAATCGTTCTCACCGTGTAAAACCATTGGCGAAATAAGCCGCACTGCTCCATTATTTACTGTCTGAAAAAATCGCGTTCCCCAGTGTAACAGCGCCACCGCAGCCATAATACTCCTGCCTGATTCAAATATCGCGAGACCTGTAAGGTTGCCATGTCCTGCCGGAAATTGTTTTCGGTTGCCAGTACAGTATTATTTACATCAGTGGAGAAAAACTTTGATGTTAGTCTTATTTCACTGGCTTGAAAGTCACTTTCTgactcacatattcattcaggATTTCGAATTTTACCACAAGACACCCCAATTCTGACATACTCGCTCAAGTTTAGGAATTCTAACCCACATCAAGGGACAAGTGGGTGTTATTGTGCTTTGCGTCAATAAAACTTTGAGTCCTTGTTTTTGCATGCATACTAAATAAGtctacaattatatatatatatatatatatatatatatatatatatatgtaacattTTACATAATGTTTGGTAGTTAATAGGTAACCATGCAGGGACTGAGAAGGAACTAATTATTACTGCTGTATTAACTCTAAAATCACTCCTATCCTATTAACTACCAAGTAGTATGGATTAATTACTCAGTAGGTGATAGTGAACTAATTGTTATGGTAGTTCATTATTAAGTAAACAATAATTACTGAATCTTAAATAATTCCTGGAGAactgattattattaattatggcTCCATCAGAGTAACTACTAATTAACCACTGGTAGCATCAACATTTTACATGCCACCTGCAGAACTATAATCTAAAAAAGTTCTCCCAAAATTTGCTCCTTTGAAGTCTTCCAGATGATATGGTCAAACAAggtctcaaaaatatatttggttCATTGTATGTTGTGTCCTACCTCCTTATTGTTTGAGAAATACTTCCAAATGTACATGTCATTTTTGTTAGTGAATTAGATGTCACTGTGTTGTTACATGGTAGTTATCAGTTATTGTGGTATGAACTAAGTGTTACTGTGTTCTTCACTGAGAGTTAATGATGATCAGGAACAGTATTATAAAGTGATACATAACTCATTATTAATGAACAGGGTGTTACTGTGTTCTTCATTAGGAGTTAATGATGATCAGGAACAGTATTATAAAGTGATTCACACTATCTCATTAATACTaaacagtgtgttactgtgttctTCATTAGGAGTTGATGGTGATCAGGAACAGGAACAGTATTATAGTGATACATAACTCATTATTAATGAACAGGTTGTGAGAATAAGTCATTCTCCAGGGGTAAGTCTCAGTAATTGTTTACTTAATAATGAACTACCTTATCCATTAGTTCACTATTACCTACTGAGTAATTAATCAGTACTCCTTGGTAGTTAATAGGAGTGATTTAAGTGTTAATACAGCACTAATCATTAGTTCCTGCTTAGACCTATTACCTATTAACTACTAAACAATATTGTAAGGTGTTACCCAAAATTTATTCAAGTAATAGGACTGAGCATCAAACTGCAATATTATTTCTCCCTTGTTTTGTTTGGGTAATGTTACCATGCACCCTTTTTAATTTACTTTCCTGactaaatgtcaaaaaaaaaaaagaaagaatgaatttAGTTAACTTTCAGGGGTCCATCATTAGCATTCCTTCAACACTCACTGCCAAACAGTACAACACactttatggacatttttgagtaaaCTTTATTAAgaagcatttaaaaatgtaagaaataTACTAAAAGATGGATACTTGTTGTGCGttttaaaagaaagagaaggCTAGGTTTGTTCAGTCATGCAAAATTTGGTGTATACGTACAAAATACAAGGTTTATAACAACATAAACTCCGGCCCTCAAGCATATTGCACGTTTTGGTTTAGAACAGAGAAAAAATTAATTTGAGGATGTTCTTACTGCTGCTAGGGGGACCCACTGGGCCATAGGTAAACTAGATATAAGGCTTGTTCGAGATGAACTGCGCCTCGCCTTGGTTGTCAGTGAGAGTAGCCGGTTGCAGTTGGGTGGGGGAGGCATGAAAGAGCCGTCAACATAGACACTAGTTACTTGCAGCCCATGTGAGCTCTTGCAGATCTAACAGCATTTCATGCCATGAATTACatccccaattccaatgaagtgtaaaacatatataaaaacagaataggatgatttgcaaatccttttcaacttATATTCtactgaatacactacaaagacaagatatttaatgttcagaTATATAATCTTTATTGTTTTCCAGACCtctctcccattgaaaatgtgtggcgcattatgaagcacaaaatacGACAACGGAGACcccggactgttgagcaactgaagttgtacgtcaagcaagaatgggaatgTATTCCAcatacaaagcttcaacaattagtgtcctcagttcccaaaaaattattgagtgttgttaaaaggaatggtgatgtaacacaatggtaaacatgccaatgtcccaacttttttggtatgtgttgcaggcctcaaattcaaaatgagtgaatatttgcaaaaaaataaaataaaataaaataaaataaaataaaataaaataaagattgtCCGTTTgtgcattaaatatcttgtctttgtagtgtattcaacggaatataggttgaaaaggatttgtaAATCATCGTATTcagtttatatttatgttttacacaacgtcccaacttcattggaattggagTTGTACATCATATgcacaatcatcatcatcatcatcattttcttctccgcttctccatttcagggtcgcggtgcatATGCACAATGATAAAGTAAATTAACTCACTAATGAGACATGACATTTTTACTGTACATACAGGGTCTTTGAAAGATAATTGAGATCTGCAAAACTAACCGCCATGCACTGCACAGAACCAGAACGCGATTGGGCTGCTCGGTTGGATGAAGTCGAACAAGCCTATAAAGTCTTATTTAAAGAGTAATTTACAAGTCTccaaaaattaaatatacatttgaaaTATACAGATAAGACACATTTACAACTGTCATTAACAGATCTATTTAGGACGACAGTGTAGAAGATGTGAAACAAAAATGAACTAATTAGTTAAAAGACATTAAATTACCTATAATTTCTCCAAGTGTTGTAACAAGAAAACCCAAATATTAAACCCATTTGCCCAATCTGAGAACCAGGGTTGTCAAGAGCTGGAGAATGGGCAAATTGTGCAAGAACCTTGCTGATTTCGTAGTGCCAGTCATCCACCTGTAACCCAGAAGCCCATGGTCAAAGCATTTACTTTTAAACATAATTGTGTatattaaacagaaaacatttcAGATCAAACATGCTCTCACACAAATATAGAATAATAATTCTTAAAAACTGATATATTTAAAACGGAAGCCCATTCATAAATTGTTCTCACACATAAATACTGCATATAATAATTGTCCTTTTACAAAGTCCTACACATATTCATCTTCTAAATATAACTGTATAAATTAAGCCACCTGGTTTAATATCAAAAAACATCTTCATCCCCAAGAatattcagaaaacaaaaattaacAAGTCAGTTTCAGGTTTCTGTAAAAATAGTAAAACTGAAAGGTGGAGTTATAAGGCTTGGGTGACAATGTAAAAGTTGTGACACTGCATTGTGATCTTGTTTTATG is a window of Hoplias malabaricus isolate fHopMal1 chromosome 1, fHopMal1.hap1, whole genome shotgun sequence DNA encoding:
- the tagln3b gene encoding transgelin-3b, with product MANRGPSYGLSREVQEKIEQKYDPDLEARLVDWIIVQCGGNLEKPQPGKQNFQNWLMDGTILCRLINSLYPRGKEPIKKIQETQMAFKQMEKISQFLQAAEAYGVITTDIFQTVDLWEGKDMAAVQRTLMALGSVALTKDDGHYRGNRDWFHRKSQGNRREFSEEQLRQGQNLIGLQMGSNQGASQAGMTGYGMHRQIM
- the abhd10b gene encoding abhydrolase domain containing 10, depalmitoylase b; the encoded protein is MAAVALLHWGTRFFQTVNNGAVRLISPMVLHGVRQKSSVQYISRPDLPKLAYRRVKGKSPGVVFLPGYGSNMSGQKSEALQDFCKSLGHSYLRFDYTGHGASEGVFSEGTIGTWKKDVLFMLDEVADGPQILVGSGMGGWLMLLAAIARPEKTKALVGISTAADHFVTAFKSLPLEARKEFEEKGMWTIPTKSNEEGVYTVSMDFLKEAENHCILQSPIPITCPVRLIHGLKDEDVPWHISMQVAERVLSSDVDVILRRHGQHTMREKDDIKLMVYTIDDLIDKLTTMA